Proteins co-encoded in one Salvelinus sp. IW2-2015 linkage group LG17, ASM291031v2, whole genome shotgun sequence genomic window:
- the kcnk15 gene encoding potassium channel subfamily K member 15, protein MKKQNVRTLSLILCMFSYLLVGAAVFDALESETESSRRRILELKRTEMKKKYRFSEDDYREIERVVLQAEPHRAGRQWKFAGSFYFAITVITTIGYGHAAPGTDSGKVFCMFYAVLGIPLTLVMFQSLGERMNTFVCYLLRRAKQCLGLRRTEVSMENMVLVGFLSCIGTLCVGAAAFSHYEAWTFFHAYYYCFITLTTIGFGDFVALQKKEDLQEKTPYVAFSFMYILVGLTVIGAFLNLVVLRFLTMNTEDERRDAQERASIKRERGLLTMGLHGGGPGQGRGVLRIRERDRMGQSRSHINLFLPMEEGTSRTNLISSPAEEQEDRDRGAPCRQRLHLQLHGTGRRRPESPLGSLCSCMCYRLEVCESPLPSHREQPGCNMNSVYCNSISYRIQSWRPRDNTGLSSPGSTLSLGHNFREYPCCRRKSV, encoded by the exons ATGAAGAAGCAAAATGTGCGGACCCTGTCTCTTATCCTCTGCATGTTCTCCTACCTGCTGGTGGGCGCTGCGGTGTTCGACGCACTGGAATCCGAGACGGAGAGCTCCCGCCGACGCATCCTTGAGCTGAAGCGCACTGAGATGAAGAAGAAGTACCGCTTCTCCGAGGACGACTACCGGGAGATCGAGCGGGTGGTGCTGCAAGCGGAGCCCCACCGCGCCGGGAGACAGTGGAAATTCGCCGGGTCTTTTTACTTTGCCATCACGGTCATCACCACCATTG GCTATGGCCATGCAGCTCCAGGCACAGATTCAGGGAAGGTCTTTTGCATGTTCTATGCTGTGCTGGGCATCCCGCTCACCCTGGTCATGTTCCAGAGCCTGGGCGAGAGGATGAACACGTTTGTCTGCTATCTCCTGCGCAGGGCCAAGCAGTGCCTAGGGTTACGGAGGACTGAGGTGTCCATGGAGAACATGGTCTTGGTGGGCTTCCTGTCCTGCATAGGCACCCTGTGTGTTGGGGCAGCAGCCTTCTCCCACTATGAGGCCTGGACCTTCTTCCATGCCTACTACTACTGCTTTATCACGCTCACCACCATTGGGTTTGGGGACTTTGTGGCCCTGCAGAAGAAGGAGGACCTCCAGGAGAAGACGCCCTATGTGGCCTTCAGCTTCATGTACATCCTGGTTGGACTGACAGTGATAGGAGCCTTCCTCAACCTGGTRGTGCTGCGCTTCCTCACCATGAACACAGAGGACGAGAGGAGGGACGCCCAGGAGAGGGCCTccatcaagagagagaggggcctgcTGACCATGGGGCTCCATGGAGGAGGACCAGGGCAGGGCAGAGGAGTGCTTAGGATCAGGGAGAGGGACAGGATGGGGCAGAGCCGCAGTCACATCAATCTTTTCCTGCCAATGGAGGAGGGCACTAGCCGCACCaacctcatctcctctccagCAGAGGAGCAGGAGGATAGGGACAGGGGTGCCCCCTGCAGGCAGAGGCTGCATTTACAGCTGCATGGCACTGGCAGACGAAGGCCAGAGTCTCCCCTGGGCTCCTTGTGTTCCTGTATGTGCTACCGTCTGGAGGTGTGTGAGAGCCCCCTGCCTTCCCACAGGGAGCAACCTGGGTGCAACATGAACTCGGTCTACTGCAACTCCATCTCTTACAGGATCCAGAGCTGGAGACCCAGAGACAACACAGGACTCTCGTCCCCAGGCAGCACACTCTCGCTTGGGCACAACTTCAGGGAGTACCCCTGCTGCCGGAGGAAGTCAGTGTAG